In Methanobrevibacter oralis, the genomic window CACGAATAAATTCTGCATTTTCAATTGATAAAAAAGATATTGAAGTAGCTTTTCCATAGTCAGTTATTTTAAGTTGATTTGAAACTCGATTAATCATTCCTAAATTTTTCAACTCATCAATAGCTACTTTAATACTTATTGGAACATCAATCTTTTTATAATAATCATTTAAATCTTTTATTGTTTTAATAGATTTAGATGAAATATCTGCTAAAATTTGTTCATATGAGCTTTCTTCATCGTATTCTATATATACATCTTCATTATTACTTTCAAGTAAATCTAATGCTTTTGATTCTTCAGATTCTCCCATGAAATCGTTTTTAATTTCTGGAAGCAAGTATACTATTCCTCTATCATGATAAGATGGTCTGCCTGCCCGTCCTAACATTTGTGAAAATTCATTATAATTAATCCAGTTATTTCCCATTATAAGAGAATCAAATATTACTTGTGATGCTGGAAAATCAACTCCTGCTGCTAGAGCTGCTGTTGTAACAACTACGGATAACTTTCCCTTGTCAAAATCTTTTTCTATTTTTTCTTTTTTATAGTAAGATAATCCTGCATGATATGCTGCGACTTTAACTTTTTTATCTTGTAAATAATTAGCTATTTGATGAGTTTTACGTCTTGAATTTGTAAATATTATAGTTTGTCCTCTAAAACCTTTTTTCGATTTTGTATTAAATTCTTTTTGAACTAGCTTTCTGATTAAATGACGTTTTTGAGACTCATTTCTAATATAAACTAAATGCCTTTCTAATGGAACTGGACGATTATCATATTGAACTAATTTCATATTAAATTCATCTGCTAAGAATTGGGGATTTTTAACAGTAGCTGACAATCCAATGATTTGTGTTTGAGGATATAACTTCTTTAAACGTTTTATTAATCCATTTAATCTAGTACCTCTATCCTCATCATCAATCATATGAATTTCATCTATTAATACAACACCTAACTTAGATAAGCTTTTAAAATTACCCAATCTAAGTAAATAATCGATTCCTTCATAAGTAGCAACTACAATATCTGCTTTTTTAACATCACTATCAGGTAAGTTTAGTTCTCCTTTTGCTTTAACTCTATTCCTTCCAACTTTAATAGCTACTTTTAATCCTAATTTTGAATATTTCTTTTTAAAATCACGATACTTTTGATTTGCTAGTGCAACTAATGGAGTTAGAAATATAAATTTTTCACCTTTAAGAGCTTGTCTGATTCCTGCAAGTTCTCCAACAAGAGTTTTTCCACTTCCAGTAGCACTTACAACTAAAAGATCTTCACCTTTTAAAAGCCCTTCTTTAATTGATAAATATTGAACTGGAAGTAGTTTAGTATTTCCTGATTCAATTAAAACTTTTTTAAAGTTTTTTGGAATTTTAAGACGTTTCATATCTGCTTTTGGTATTTTATATCGTGATTTTTTAGTTGTTTTATCAAATAATGTTAAATCTTTATTTTTTAGTGGGTCGAATTTTGGTGAAATTACGGATAAAGTTTTTTCTAAACTATGGGTTTTTTCTAAAATTCTTTTAAGATTTCTAAAAATTTTTTTATCAAAACCTTGTAAGTTAATTTCTTGTTTTATTGTATCAAGAGCACAATCTTTACAAATTAATTGATTATTAAAATTATATGAAAAATCAGAGTTGACAATTGTAATATTTCCATCAAAAGCACAAAAATCACAAACTTTTGTGTGCCTTACTTTAATATTTAATGATTCAAGATATTCTTCAATTTTTTCATCTTTTGATGCCAAAAAAACTGCTTGGCTTCTTAAAAGTTTTATTACTTCCTGAGGAGGAATTAATTTTTCATTTAAAGTAGAATTATCATTATAATTATAATCAGCTATAAAACGAGTGATATTTATTGATTCACCATCACTTTTAAATTTAATAGTTCCAACATATTCAACTTCTCTTTTTGTATTTAAAGCCCCTTTTGGTGAACCAATTGGATATAATCTCCACTGTTTTTTAACTTTTTTTAAAACTAACATTGTTATATATTTTATTTTTAATTGTTAATAAATTTTTAATGCATAAATGGTATCTAACATATACATTAATTAATTTATGTACTAAAAAACAAATTTTAATCGAATTTAGTTTCAAGTATAATTATAATTACAAATGCTATAATAGCTATAATAA contains:
- a CDS encoding DUF5814 domain-containing protein yields the protein MLVLKKVKKQWRLYPIGSPKGALNTKREVEYVGTIKFKSDGESINITRFIADYNYNDNSTLNEKLIPPQEVIKLLRSQAVFLASKDEKIEEYLESLNIKVRHTKVCDFCAFDGNITIVNSDFSYNFNNQLICKDCALDTIKQEINLQGFDKKIFRNLKRILEKTHSLEKTLSVISPKFDPLKNKDLTLFDKTTKKSRYKIPKADMKRLKIPKNFKKVLIESGNTKLLPVQYLSIKEGLLKGEDLLVVSATGSGKTLVGELAGIRQALKGEKFIFLTPLVALANQKYRDFKKKYSKLGLKVAIKVGRNRVKAKGELNLPDSDVKKADIVVATYEGIDYLLRLGNFKSLSKLGVVLIDEIHMIDDEDRGTRLNGLIKRLKKLYPQTQIIGLSATVKNPQFLADEFNMKLVQYDNRPVPLERHLVYIRNESQKRHLIRKLVQKEFNTKSKKGFRGQTIIFTNSRRKTHQIANYLQDKKVKVAAYHAGLSYYKKEKIEKDFDKGKLSVVVTTAALAAGVDFPASQVIFDSLIMGNNWINYNEFSQMLGRAGRPSYHDRGIVYLLPEIKNDFMGESEESKALDLLESNNEDVYIEYDEESSYEQILADISSKSIKTIKDLNDYYKKIDVPISIKVAIDELKNLGMINRVSNQLKITDYGKATSISFLSIENAEFIRDALFDKNYLKNHVRLSPIYKNKDKYDKLKVKILAMALDLELFENVYLSSVVHNQIANALKIKFSTRLFADSTLDIISSGEAIDKIDSKFKEALIAIQSDYLRCKCAERPFCGCLQLGISEFIIHERLKGKDPLDISNKLFRKYQIQVYLGDIFSWLDNFIKNLDAIKRIAESFNKINIVKKTNYLIRKVENG